A single window of Archangium gephyra DNA harbors:
- the tssA gene encoding type VI secretion system protein TssA — translation MDDMHSSPPLELEPLLRPLSPDEPSGRSLRYEPLYDQIREARREDDPTLPQGVWQTPLKRANWAQVAELCQQALAHDSKDLQLAAWLTEAWGKQQGFPGVARGLRLTTALLERFWDSLWPALEDDDVEARLAPLAWLDDRLPLILGKVPLVKPRAPGGVTHDFADWQQLLHRQKQRGARQDAPEEERTDAHGAPGGPPTRETFLAAAALMPASTVDLLLQQVAAALEAGSALEQSLDSRLGRTSAVLRRTHAVLGDLQALLTTLRASAQQEEPEAPAAEAPPDTQVPGPAPAPGRPARPIHSREEAYQLLTLASDYLRRTEPHSPVAYLVQRAVSWGQMPLGQLLAELVPDSSNLEAIHSLLGMKPPSS, via the coding sequence ATGGACGACATGCATTCCTCCCCTCCACTGGAGCTCGAGCCACTGCTGAGGCCGCTCTCGCCCGACGAACCCTCGGGACGCAGCCTGCGCTACGAGCCGCTCTATGATCAGATCCGCGAGGCGCGCCGCGAGGATGACCCCACGCTGCCCCAGGGCGTCTGGCAGACCCCGCTCAAGCGCGCCAACTGGGCCCAGGTGGCCGAGCTCTGCCAGCAGGCCCTGGCGCACGACTCCAAGGACCTGCAGCTCGCCGCCTGGCTCACCGAGGCCTGGGGGAAACAGCAGGGCTTCCCGGGCGTGGCGCGAGGGTTGCGGCTCACCACCGCGCTGTTGGAGCGCTTCTGGGACTCGCTCTGGCCAGCCCTCGAGGACGACGACGTGGAGGCCAGGCTCGCTCCCCTGGCGTGGCTCGATGACAGGCTTCCCCTCATTCTCGGCAAGGTGCCCCTCGTCAAGCCACGGGCGCCCGGGGGCGTGACGCATGACTTCGCGGACTGGCAGCAACTCCTCCACCGGCAGAAGCAACGAGGTGCACGCCAGGACGCACCCGAGGAGGAGCGGACGGACGCCCACGGCGCCCCTGGCGGTCCCCCCACCCGGGAGACCTTCCTGGCCGCCGCCGCCCTGATGCCGGCGTCAACCGTCGACCTGCTCCTCCAGCAGGTGGCCGCCGCGCTCGAAGCCGGCTCCGCGCTGGAGCAGTCGCTCGACTCGCGACTGGGACGTACCAGCGCGGTGCTCCGCCGCACCCACGCCGTGCTCGGCGACCTCCAGGCACTGCTCACCACGCTGCGTGCCAGCGCCCAGCAGGAGGAGCCCGAAGCACCGGCCGCCGAGGCCCCCCCGGACACGCAGGTGCCCGGGCCGGCTCCAGCACCGGGACGGCCCGCACGCCCCATCCACAGCCGGGAGGAGGCGTACCAACTCCTGACCCTCGCCTCCGACTACCTGCGGCGCACCGAGCCCCACAGCCCCGTGGCCTACCTCGTCCAACGCGCCGTGAGCTGGGGCCAGATGCCGCTCGGCCAGCTCCTCGCGGAGCTCGTCCCCGACAGCTCCAACCTGGAAGCCATCCACTCCCTGCTCGGCATGAAACCCCCTTCGTCATGA